ACAGGCTGCACAACAGACATGGATATTGTTCAAGAAGAAGCGTTTGGTCCCATTATCACGGTAGAGAAATTCCGTGCCGAAGGTGAAGCCGTAAAGCTTGCGAATGACTCAATCTACGGACTTGCTGGCGGCGTCTTTACAAACGACATTGCAAAAGCTGAACGCTGTGCAGCAAAAATGCGCATGGGGACGGTGTGGATTAATGAATTTAACCTTTATTTCCCACATGCCCCTTGGGGTGGATATAAGCAGTCCGGTATTGGACGCGAACTAGGGAGACTAGGTCTAGAAGAATATACAGAAACAAAACATGTATTCCAAAACCTTAAGCCTGAGCCTCTTAATTGGTTCTAAGCTATTAAGCTATTATTCATTTCTATAGATTAAGCTACCGAATTAAACTAAATAGATGGTATATGAAGACACAAACAATGAACTAATCGATATAGAAAAAAGGGCTTTCTGTAATTCTGATCTTATTATTTGACCCTTTTTTAACCTACAACTTAAGGAGGAACAGAAGATGACTGAATCATATGATATTGTTATCGTTGGTGGCGGTAGTGCAGGTTCTGTACTCGGCAACCGTCTAAGTGAAGATGGGAAAAAGAGTGTTCTCATTTTAGAGGCTGGACGAAGTGATTATTCATGGGACCTATTGATTCAAATGCCGGCAGCCTTACCTTTTCCAGCAGGAAAAAGCCTTTATGATTGGAAGTACGAATCGGACCCAGAGCCATATATGAATGGACGACGTATTAAACATGCCCGAGGAAAATTACTTGGAGGCTCTAGTTCCATCAATGGAATGATTTATCAGCGCGGAAATCCTATGGACTATGAACGATGGGGAGCGGACGAAGGCATGGAAAATTGGAATTTTGCGCACTGCCTCCCGTATTTCAAACGTTTAGAAAATGCTTTAGCATCACCAAATGATGATCTTCGAGGCCACGACGGACCTGTTAAATTGGAACGCGGCCCAGCCAAAAATCCTTTATTCCAAGCCTTCTTTGACTCAGCAGTAGAGGCAGGTTACTCACGAACTCCTGATGTGAACGGTTTTCGTCAGGAAGGATTCGGACCGTTTGATAAGCATGTGTACAAAGGCCAGCGCATGTCAGCTTCACGTGCGTATCTACATCCGGTTATGAATCGTGAGAACCTAACCGTGAGGACACGTGCTTTTGTGAAGAGCATCGACTTCGATGGTAAGCGTGCCAAAGGATTGACTTACCAAAAAAACGGACACACATATCAAGTTCAAGCAGGGGAAGTCGTCCTTGCAGGTGGTGCGATTAACACGCCGCAGATGCTTCAATTGTCAGGTATAGGAGAGGCTGAACACCTTCGTTCCCTTGGGATTAAACCGCTCGTTAACCTTCCTGGTGTAGGAGAAAACCTCCAGGACCACCTCGAAGTGTATATCCAACATGCTTGTCCGGAGCCTGTTTCCGAACAACCGAATTTAAGTAAAGCACGCATGCCTTGGATTGGTTTGCAGTGGATGCTTGGACGAAC
The sequence above is drawn from the Pontibacillus yanchengensis genome and encodes:
- the betA gene encoding choline dehydrogenase encodes the protein MTESYDIVIVGGGSAGSVLGNRLSEDGKKSVLILEAGRSDYSWDLLIQMPAALPFPAGKSLYDWKYESDPEPYMNGRRIKHARGKLLGGSSSINGMIYQRGNPMDYERWGADEGMENWNFAHCLPYFKRLENALASPNDDLRGHDGPVKLERGPAKNPLFQAFFDSAVEAGYSRTPDVNGFRQEGFGPFDKHVYKGQRMSASRAYLHPVMNRENLTVRTRAFVKSIDFDGKRAKGLTYQKNGHTYQVQAGEVVLAGGAINTPQMLQLSGIGEAEHLRSLGIKPLVNLPGVGENLQDHLEVYIQHACPEPVSEQPNLSKARMPWIGLQWMLGRTGPAATNHFEGGGFVRSNEEVDYPNLMFHFLPVAVRYDGEKAPTKHGFQVHIGPMYSDARGSLKIRSKDPKEHPSMVYNYLSTEQDRREWVEAVRITREIMSQPAMKTYNAGEISPGPSVQTDEEILEWVKEDAETALHPSCTAKMGPASDPMAVVDPNTMKVHGLDNLRVVDASVMPYVTNGNIHAPVLMLAEKAADLILGREPLDPIHADFYRHGVHPSDAGTVSKSKTKSKVK